A single region of the Sulfurospirillum arsenophilum NBRC 109478 genome encodes:
- a CDS encoding malic enzyme-like NAD(P)-binding protein, producing MSNKGKVTKEESLEYHIGGKIEIHVKTRCDTARDLSMAYTPGVAHPCLEIEKDNELAYKYTNKGNLVAVITDGTAVLGLGDIGAIAGKPVMEGKSVLFKKFADVDSFDIELDEHDADKIVEICKALAPTFGGINLEDIKAPKCFEIEQKLQAAVNIPVMHDDQHGTAMITSAGLINALEISGKKIEDMKIVVSGAGAAGIACAKMYKLLGAKNIVMIDTKGVIHSGRTDLNKYKAEFALETSDRTLEDAMKGSDMFLGLSAPGVVSQEMVKSMNPYPIIFALANPTPEILPEEVHAIRNDVMMGTGRSDYPNQVNNVLGFPFIFRGALDVKATKVTEGMKMAAAVAMAKLAKEDVPDYVKAAYNGEDLKFGINYIIPKPFDRRVFVWISAAVAEAAIKDGVAREKDFDLKAYKAKLQAIIDAEQK from the coding sequence GTGAGTAATAAGGGAAAAGTAACTAAAGAAGAGTCATTAGAGTACCATATTGGTGGAAAAATTGAAATACATGTTAAAACACGTTGTGATACAGCTAGAGATCTTTCTATGGCCTACACTCCAGGTGTTGCGCACCCATGTTTAGAGATTGAAAAAGATAATGAATTAGCGTATAAATATACTAACAAAGGTAATCTTGTTGCCGTTATTACCGATGGTACAGCAGTCCTTGGACTTGGCGATATTGGCGCAATTGCTGGTAAGCCTGTTATGGAAGGAAAATCTGTTCTTTTCAAAAAATTTGCAGATGTAGATTCTTTTGATATTGAGCTTGATGAACATGACGCTGATAAAATCGTAGAGATTTGTAAAGCACTTGCACCAACATTTGGTGGTATTAACCTTGAAGATATTAAAGCACCAAAATGTTTTGAGATTGAGCAAAAACTTCAAGCGGCTGTCAACATTCCTGTTATGCACGATGACCAACACGGTACAGCGATGATTACATCAGCTGGTCTTATCAATGCGCTTGAAATCAGTGGTAAAAAAATCGAAGATATGAAAATTGTAGTATCTGGTGCTGGAGCTGCTGGTATTGCGTGTGCTAAAATGTATAAACTTTTAGGGGCTAAAAATATCGTGATGATTGACACCAAAGGTGTTATTCACTCTGGTAGAACGGATCTTAACAAATACAAAGCAGAGTTTGCTCTTGAAACAAGTGATAGAACACTCGAAGATGCAATGAAAGGTTCAGACATGTTCCTTGGTCTTTCAGCTCCTGGCGTTGTGAGCCAAGAGATGGTTAAATCAATGAATCCATACCCAATCATTTTTGCTCTTGCAAACCCAACACCTGAAATTTTACCTGAAGAAGTCCATGCTATTAGAAATGACGTTATGATGGGAACAGGTAGAAGTGACTATCCAAACCAAGTTAACAACGTATTAGGTTTCCCTTTCATCTTTAGAGGTGCGCTTGATGTTAAAGCAACGAAGGTAACAGAAGGCATGAAAATGGCAGCTGCTGTTGCGATGGCAAAATTAGCAAAAGAAGATGTTCCTGATTATGTCAAAGCGGCTTACAATGGCGAAGATCTTAAATTTGGTATCAATTACATCATTCCAAAACCATTTGATAGAAGAGTTTTTGTGTGGATTTCTGCTGCGGTTGCAGAAGCTGCAATTAAAGATGGTGTTGCGCGTGAGAAAGATTTTGATCTTAAAGCCTATAAAGCAAAACTTCAAGCCATTATTGATGCGGAGCAAAAATAA
- the upp gene encoding uracil phosphoribosyltransferase, which yields MKNVHVIKHPLIEHKLSILRDEKTEPFQFRLLVDEISYLMLFEATRDLPLRDVKVQTPVAVANAKKLDVKIMICPILRAALGMLDSVFKLIPDASVGFLGFQRNEKTLEAEFYYAKLPADHTERTAIIIDPMFATGGTAIDAVNFLKGKGVQDIRFLCLVSAPEGLKKFHEIHPDVPVYTACIDDGLNENGYIVPGLGDAGDRVFNTLGA from the coding sequence GTGAAAAATGTCCATGTCATCAAACACCCTCTGATCGAGCATAAGCTTTCGATTTTAAGAGATGAAAAAACAGAGCCCTTTCAGTTTCGACTTTTAGTCGATGAAATCTCTTATTTGATGCTGTTTGAGGCAACCAGAGATTTACCACTAAGAGACGTTAAGGTTCAAACCCCTGTCGCAGTGGCAAATGCTAAAAAGCTGGATGTTAAGATTATGATCTGCCCGATTCTTCGGGCGGCTCTTGGCATGTTGGACAGTGTTTTTAAACTTATTCCTGATGCGAGTGTAGGCTTTTTAGGCTTTCAGCGTAACGAAAAAACGCTTGAAGCAGAATTTTACTATGCGAAACTTCCTGCCGATCATACGGAACGCACTGCCATCATCATCGATCCGATGTTTGCAACAGGCGGTACAGCGATTGATGCGGTGAATTTCCTCAAAGGTAAAGGTGTTCAAGACATTCGCTTCTTATGCCTTGTCTCAGCGCCTGAAGGACTTAAAAAGTTTCATGAAATTCATCCAGATGTTCCTGTTTATACGGCATGCATTGATGATGGATTGAATGAGAACGGTTACATCGTTCCAGGTCTTGGAGATGCGGGAGATAGGGTTTTTAATACGCTAGGCGCATAA
- the gdhA gene encoding NADP-specific glutamate dehydrogenase: MSVKSDIDRILKSTIQSTPGQTEFYQAVEEVLTSLEPLLQAEPKYDHYNILERIVIPERQILFRVVWMDDQGKIQTNIGYRVQFNSAIGPYKGGLRFHPSVNLGIIKFLGFEQIFKNSLTGLAIGGAKGGSNFDPKGKSEGEIMRFCQSFMVELSKHIGETKDIPAGDIGVGGREIGYMFGEYKRLTGRFEGALTGKGLNWGGSLARTEATGYGSVYFAENILNKAGDSLKGKICTVSGAGNVALYTIQKLYELEAIPVTCSDSKGMIYDKDGIDFKTLKAIKEVNRKDLTEYLKVHPTATYISVSDYPIGTNAVWGIPCFAAFPSATQNELNLTDIQILYKNGCRLVNEGANMPSTPGAIDFMLSHKMFYGPAKAANAGGVATSQLEMSQNASMQKWSFSEVDNKLHTIMKSIFELSYNTSKEFGDEGNLMLGANIAGFRKVADSMIDQGAV; this comes from the coding sequence ATGTCAGTCAAAAGCGATATAGATAGAATTCTGAAATCCACGATCCAAAGCACCCCCGGTCAAACCGAATTTTACCAAGCGGTAGAAGAGGTTTTGACCTCTCTTGAACCTCTCTTGCAAGCTGAACCAAAGTACGATCATTACAACATTTTAGAGCGCATCGTCATCCCTGAGCGTCAAATTCTCTTTCGCGTGGTTTGGATGGATGACCAAGGTAAAATTCAAACCAACATTGGCTACCGTGTACAGTTTAATTCAGCCATCGGACCGTATAAAGGGGGGCTTCGCTTTCATCCGAGTGTCAATCTTGGGATCATCAAGTTTTTAGGCTTTGAGCAAATTTTTAAAAACTCGCTCACAGGTCTTGCCATCGGTGGAGCAAAAGGCGGAAGTAACTTTGATCCTAAAGGGAAAAGCGAAGGCGAAATCATGCGCTTTTGCCAGTCTTTCATGGTTGAACTCTCCAAACACATTGGCGAAACAAAAGATATCCCTGCTGGCGACATTGGTGTAGGAGGACGCGAAATTGGCTATATGTTTGGCGAATACAAACGCCTTACGGGTCGTTTTGAAGGTGCATTAACGGGAAAAGGACTCAATTGGGGAGGTTCACTTGCGCGCACGGAAGCGACAGGATATGGGTCTGTCTATTTTGCAGAGAATATTCTTAACAAAGCAGGCGACTCACTCAAAGGTAAAATCTGCACCGTTTCTGGAGCTGGTAATGTTGCTCTTTATACCATTCAAAAGCTTTATGAATTAGAGGCTATTCCTGTTACATGTAGCGATTCTAAAGGGATGATTTACGACAAAGATGGGATTGATTTTAAGACGCTTAAAGCCATTAAAGAGGTTAACCGCAAAGATCTCACCGAATACCTCAAAGTCCATCCAACGGCAACATATATTTCAGTCAGTGACTATCCTATAGGAACCAATGCAGTTTGGGGTATTCCTTGTTTTGCAGCTTTCCCGAGTGCCACACAAAATGAACTTAACCTTACGGATATACAAATTCTCTACAAAAATGGATGTCGCTTGGTGAATGAAGGTGCCAATATGCCAAGCACGCCGGGGGCAATTGATTTTATGCTTTCCCACAAAATGTTTTACGGCCCTGCTAAGGCTGCTAATGCAGGAGGTGTTGCAACAAGTCAGCTAGAGATGAGTCAAAACGCCAGTATGCAAAAATGGAGCTTTTCCGAAGTTGACAACAAACTACACACCATTATGAAGTCTATTTTCGAACTCTCTTATAACACTTCTAAGGAATTTGGAGATGAGGGTAATTTGATGTTGGGTGCAAATATTGCAGGGTTTAGAAAAGTAGCTGACTCCATGATCGACCAAGGAGCGGTATAG
- a CDS encoding MqnA/MqnD/SBP family protein: protein MVFGKIDYINLLPFHVFLKRSSLPNAFKRSCEHQKAVPSSINRKFRKRVVDAAFISSIESKRKSITPLPIGIVAQKNVKSVIIKEGEAKRDPASATSNMLARVLGLEGEVFIGDRALKLYLEAPEEYIDLGKTWHEKYHLPFVFARLCINAQQRFYKKLSAKFVQRPIKIPNYILKKYSQERGISPYDIKEYLKLISYTIGKKEQKALFIFLKKAKRAQKPSS, encoded by the coding sequence ATGGTTTTTGGTAAGATAGATTATATCAATCTTCTTCCCTTTCATGTTTTCTTGAAACGCTCTTCGCTTCCAAACGCTTTTAAACGCTCTTGTGAGCACCAAAAGGCTGTTCCTTCTAGCATTAATCGTAAGTTTAGAAAACGTGTCGTGGATGCCGCATTTATTTCCAGTATTGAAAGTAAACGCAAATCAATTACCCCTTTGCCCATTGGCATTGTGGCGCAAAAAAATGTTAAAAGTGTCATCATTAAAGAAGGTGAGGCGAAAAGAGATCCCGCTTCTGCAACGTCAAATATGCTCGCTCGCGTCCTTGGACTCGAAGGTGAAGTGTTTATAGGAGACCGTGCATTAAAACTCTATTTAGAAGCACCTGAAGAGTACATTGATCTTGGTAAAACATGGCATGAGAAGTATCATTTGCCTTTTGTCTTTGCACGCTTGTGCATCAATGCACAACAACGCTTCTATAAAAAGCTCTCTGCTAAATTTGTGCAACGTCCGATTAAAATTCCTAACTATATTTTGAAAAAATACTCTCAAGAGCGCGGTATTTCCCCTTATGACATCAAAGAATATCTCAAACTTATTAGCTATACTATTGGAAAGAAAGAACAAAAAGCCCTCTTCATATTTTTAAAAAAAGCAAAACGAGCACAGAAGCCTTCATCGTAA
- a CDS encoding TerC family protein: MLESLFTAEALMALLTLTALEIVLGIDNIIFIAILVGRLPQHQRDKGRIFGLALAMITRILLLLSLFWIMKLTSPLFTIFAQEISGRDLILIVGGLFLLAKSTTEIHQDIEEAGEEEKELKKGSRGFFNTLIQIAILDIVFSLDSVITAVGMANDIIVMILAVVIAVGVMMFASKSISHFIDVNPTIKILALSFLILVGVTLIAEGLDFHISKAYVYFAMAFSLAVESINIYSRKKKAKKSVAQKEA; this comes from the coding sequence ATGTTAGAATCGTTATTTACAGCAGAAGCATTGATGGCACTCTTGACATTAACCGCTTTGGAAATCGTACTTGGAATTGATAATATTATTTTTATTGCTATTTTGGTGGGGCGTTTACCACAACACCAAAGAGACAAAGGAAGAATTTTTGGTCTTGCTCTTGCGATGATCACGCGCATCCTGCTACTTCTTTCGCTCTTTTGGATTATGAAGCTCACCTCACCCCTTTTTACTATTTTTGCACAAGAGATTTCAGGACGAGATCTTATTTTAATTGTGGGGGGGCTTTTTCTTCTTGCTAAGTCAACGACGGAGATTCACCAAGACATTGAAGAGGCTGGCGAAGAGGAAAAAGAGCTTAAAAAAGGTTCACGTGGTTTTTTCAATACGCTGATTCAGATCGCAATTTTAGACATCGTTTTCTCTCTTGATTCTGTCATTACTGCTGTGGGTATGGCCAATGACATCATCGTTATGATCTTAGCCGTTGTGATTGCTGTGGGTGTCATGATGTTTGCAAGTAAGAGCATTTCACATTTTATTGATGTGAACCCAACCATCAAAATCTTAGCACTTTCGTTTTTGATTTTAGTCGGTGTAACATTGATTGCAGAGGGGTTGGATTTTCATATCTCAAAAGCGTATGTTTACTTTGCTATGGCATTCTCGCTTGCGGTTGAGTCGATTAATATTTACAGTCGTAAGAAAAAAGCTAAAAAGTCAGTAGCTCAAAAAGAGGCGTAA